CTTTAATGCCACTGCCTTTTCAGTTTTCGCCTGCCCGTGCCCTTTAAAAAACCTGGTCGGCGCAAACTCACCCAGCTTATGGCCAACCATGTTTTCCGTGACGAATACCGGAATGAACTTCTTGCCGTTGTGGACCGCAAACGTGTGACCGATCATATCGGGGATCACCGTGGATCGACGGGACCACGTCTTGATCAGTTTCCGATCTTTGGATTGATTCATCTGCTCGACTTTTTTCAAGAGATGATCGTCGATGAACGGGCCCTTAGTAATTGAACGAGGCATCTTCCGCTCCTACTTCTTCCTACGCGCGATGATGAACTTATCAGTCGCCTTGTTCTTCCGCGTCTTATATCCCTTAGTGGGCGTACCCCAGGGGGAGACAGGATGCGGGTTGCCTTGACCAGATTTTCCCTCACCACCACCGTGCGGATGATCGACGGGGTTCATCACCACACCGCGAACATGCGGGCGCTTCCCCTTCCAGCGTGAACGACCAGCTTTCCCGACAATCACATTTTCATGATCCACATTGCCCACCTGACCGACAGTTGCCATACAGGTCGACAGAATTTTGCGCATCTCTCCAGACTTGAGCCGGATCTGGACATACCCACCATCTCGCCCCATCACTTGAGCGGAGCCTCCGGCACTGCGAATGAGCTGGCCGCCTTTGCCTGGCTTCAACTCGATGTTGTGGATGGTGGTACCGAGAGGCATACTCGCTAACGGAAGCGCATTTCCCGGCCTCACTTCTGCACCTTCACCCGATTGCACGGCATCTCCGATGGAGAGCCCTACCGGCGCCAAAATATATCGCTTCTCTCCATCAGCATAATGAAGCAAGGCGATTCGAGATGATCGATTCGGATCGTACTCAATGGCGGCAACTTTTGCCGGAACGCCCGCCTTATCGCGCCGAAAATCGATCTGTCGGTAGAGGCGCTTATGCCCTCCCCCACGGAACCTGATGGTTTGACGCCCATCATTGTTGCGCCCACCCGTGCGAAGATGAAACCCGGTCAATGATTTTTCGGGCTTTTTCTTGGTGAGCTGTTCACCCTGGATGGCGGTCATTCCGCGACGACCAGGTGATGTCGGCTTGTAAACCTTAAGTGGCATAGCTGATTCTCACTTTATCGAGGAACCTAGACGCTTTCGTACAGGTCTAGCTTCTCGCCTTCCTTCAAGGTGACAAACGCCTTCTTCCAATCGGAACGCCGGCCAACGAATCGGCCCAGCCGCTTGACCTTGCCACGAATATTGACAACGTTAACGCGGGCAACCTTCACCTTCAGCAGTGATTCGACGGCCTGCTTGATTTGAATCTTGTTGGCATCCGGATGAACCAGAAACCCCACCGTGTTGCCCTGCTCGCGCAAGGCAGTGATCTTTTCAGTGAGTAACGGCTGAATCAGCACTTGATGGAGGTCGCCCTTC
This Nitrospira sp. DNA region includes the following protein-coding sequences:
- the rpsS gene encoding 30S ribosomal protein S19, which codes for MPRSITKGPFIDDHLLKKVEQMNQSKDRKLIKTWSRRSTVIPDMIGHTFAVHNGKKFIPVFVTENMVGHKLGEFAPTRFFKGHGQAKTEKAVALK
- the rplB gene encoding 50S ribosomal protein L2 — protein: MPLKVYKPTSPGRRGMTAIQGEQLTKKKPEKSLTGFHLRTGGRNNDGRQTIRFRGGGHKRLYRQIDFRRDKAGVPAKVAAIEYDPNRSSRIALLHYADGEKRYILAPVGLSIGDAVQSGEGAEVRPGNALPLASMPLGTTIHNIELKPGKGGQLIRSAGGSAQVMGRDGGYVQIRLKSGEMRKILSTCMATVGQVGNVDHENVIVGKAGRSRWKGKRPHVRGVVMNPVDHPHGGGEGKSGQGNPHPVSPWGTPTKGYKTRKNKATDKFIIARRKK
- a CDS encoding 50S ribosomal protein L23 gives rise to the protein MKGDLHQVLIQPLLTEKITALREQGNTVGFLVHPDANKIQIKQAVESLLKVKVARVNVVNIRGKVKRLGRFVGRRSDWKKAFVTLKEGEKLDLYESV